The following are from one region of the Actinoplanes sp. L3-i22 genome:
- a CDS encoding class II 3-deoxy-7-phosphoheptulonate synthase — MRREWHQLSHPGVATSRPSTDSAEDEALGLDRWRALPRVQMPPWPDMDEVASVCGVLGNVPSIVAPYEVDQLRARLAEVCEGKAFLLQGGDCAETFADNTESHLLANARTLLQMAVVLTYGASMPVVKVARVAGQYTKPRSSLTDSLGLPAYRGDMINALDPDEKARIADPQRMIRAYANSAAAMNMLRAYLAGGLADLHGLHDWNKDFVRASPAGERYEAIAREIDRALDFIRACGMTDNEALRTVSLYCSHEALALEYDRALTRVSGGKAYGLSGHFLWIGERTRQLDHAHIDFISRISNPIGVKIGPGTSPETAIELCEKLNPENIPGRLTLISRMGNGKVRDALPPIVEKVHATGAKVVWQCDPMHGNTHESSNGYKTRHFDRIVDEVLGYFEVHRGLGTHPGGIHIELTGEDVTECLGGAQGIEDLDLPDRYETACDPRLNTQQSLELAFLVAEMLRG; from the coding sequence ATGCGCCGTGAATGGCATCAGCTGAGCCATCCGGGAGTCGCGACCTCCCGCCCGTCCACCGATTCCGCCGAGGACGAGGCCCTGGGCCTCGACCGATGGCGTGCACTGCCCCGGGTGCAGATGCCGCCCTGGCCGGACATGGACGAGGTCGCCTCGGTCTGTGGGGTTCTCGGCAACGTCCCGTCCATCGTCGCGCCGTACGAGGTCGACCAGTTGCGGGCCCGGCTCGCCGAGGTCTGCGAGGGCAAGGCCTTCCTGCTCCAGGGCGGCGACTGCGCGGAGACCTTCGCCGACAACACCGAGAGCCACCTGCTGGCCAACGCGCGGACGCTGCTGCAGATGGCGGTGGTGCTGACGTACGGCGCGTCGATGCCGGTGGTGAAGGTGGCCCGGGTCGCCGGGCAGTACACCAAGCCGCGGTCGTCGCTGACCGACTCGCTGGGGCTGCCGGCGTACCGGGGCGACATGATCAACGCGCTGGACCCGGACGAGAAGGCGCGGATCGCCGACCCGCAGCGGATGATCCGGGCGTACGCGAACTCCGCCGCCGCGATGAACATGCTCCGCGCCTACCTGGCCGGTGGCCTGGCCGACCTGCACGGCCTGCACGACTGGAACAAGGACTTCGTCCGGGCCTCGCCGGCCGGCGAGCGCTACGAGGCGATCGCCCGCGAGATCGACCGGGCGCTGGACTTCATCCGCGCCTGCGGCATGACCGACAACGAGGCCCTGCGTACGGTCAGCCTCTACTGCTCCCACGAGGCGCTGGCCCTGGAGTACGACCGGGCCCTGACCCGGGTCTCCGGCGGCAAGGCGTACGGGCTCTCCGGCCACTTCCTGTGGATCGGTGAGCGCACCCGGCAGCTGGACCACGCGCACATCGACTTCATCAGCCGGATCTCCAACCCGATCGGCGTCAAGATCGGCCCCGGCACCAGCCCGGAGACCGCGATCGAGCTGTGCGAGAAGCTGAACCCGGAGAACATCCCGGGCCGGCTCACGCTGATCAGCCGGATGGGCAACGGCAAGGTGCGCGACGCCCTCCCGCCGATCGTGGAGAAGGTGCACGCCACCGGCGCCAAGGTGGTCTGGCAGTGCGACCCGATGCACGGCAACACCCACGAGTCGTCGAACGGGTACAAGACCCGGCACTTCGACCGGATCGTCGACGAGGTGCTCGGCTACTTCGAGGTGCACCGCGGCCTCGGCACCCACCCGGGCGGCATCCACATCGAACTGACCGGTGAGGACGTCACCGAGTGCCTCGGCGGCGCGCAGGGCATCGAGGACCTGGACCTGCCGGACCGGTACGAGACCGCCTGCGACCCGCGGCTGAACACCCAGCAGAGCCTGGAGCTGGCCTTCCTGGTGGCGGAGATGCTCCGTGGTTGA
- a CDS encoding LamG-like jellyroll fold domain-containing protein translates to MDDARGPGIDTPGGYTRMRRIGSGAEADVYQAWEEHSQEWVVLQLLHGYVAGRTQEQDFADRYGSAVRLGGHPGIVPVRAGGVTATGRAWLVTDLVEGDTLAAALRSGPIAVDRALALTAVLADALAWAHAMHPPVTHGRLDAEHVLLAADGRPLLTGFAFLAGRRPPRDDVAALAGLLGHALTGRPGVITPAELSPDLAGVPGLLRLLGDGLTTSSAAEFAYRLRDVAARLLSPALAVPSGPFPVLQAPSGTYPVLSDATYTRLTAPAALRPTSLPGPSSPYGGKKRRRLAGIAALALILVVGAAVGVLRIRADGTDAPPPAATPAATVPVAAGTGGAAAAPACPPATTDLVAGGDHAPAAWWPLDEGAGPVACDASGNGNTATLSSAAGWRATGPKALSLTAATADSYAATDAPAVRTDRSFTVTAWVYLTDKSAPHGVLSQPGDVSSGFILKYEKLTDSWRLIMPESDVAKPVVDGPSSTSTPKLRTWTHLAARYDASQDEITLFVNGKSEDTAEHTDPWNATGPAQIARSWYNGAWTDRFAGSIADVRAYQAALPAAEISAISKIRP, encoded by the coding sequence GTGGACGACGCGCGCGGACCGGGGATCGACACCCCGGGCGGCTACACCCGGATGCGACGGATCGGCTCCGGCGCCGAGGCCGACGTCTACCAGGCCTGGGAGGAGCACTCCCAGGAGTGGGTGGTGCTCCAGCTGTTGCACGGCTACGTGGCCGGCCGCACCCAGGAACAGGACTTCGCCGACCGATACGGATCAGCGGTCCGGCTCGGCGGCCACCCCGGCATCGTCCCGGTCCGGGCCGGCGGGGTGACCGCGACCGGCCGCGCCTGGCTGGTCACCGACCTGGTCGAGGGCGACACGCTGGCCGCGGCCCTGCGGTCCGGGCCGATCGCGGTGGACCGGGCACTCGCCCTGACCGCGGTCCTCGCCGACGCGCTGGCCTGGGCACACGCCATGCACCCGCCGGTGACGCACGGCCGGCTGGACGCCGAGCACGTGCTGCTGGCCGCCGACGGACGGCCGCTGCTGACCGGCTTCGCCTTCCTGGCCGGCCGGCGTCCGCCGCGCGACGACGTCGCCGCGCTGGCCGGGCTGCTGGGCCACGCACTGACCGGACGTCCGGGAGTGATCACGCCGGCCGAGCTCTCCCCCGACCTGGCCGGGGTGCCCGGGCTGCTCCGGCTGCTCGGCGACGGCCTGACGACGAGCTCGGCGGCCGAGTTCGCCTACCGTCTCCGGGACGTCGCCGCCCGCCTGCTCTCCCCCGCACTCGCCGTCCCGTCCGGCCCGTTCCCGGTGCTGCAGGCGCCGTCCGGCACGTACCCGGTGCTGTCCGACGCGACGTACACCCGCCTCACCGCTCCGGCCGCGCTGCGCCCGACATCTTTGCCGGGACCTTCATCGCCGTACGGCGGAAAAAAGCGCCGCCGCCTCGCCGGAATCGCCGCCCTGGCCCTGATCCTGGTCGTCGGAGCCGCCGTAGGCGTGCTCCGGATCCGCGCCGACGGCACCGACGCGCCGCCCCCGGCCGCGACCCCGGCCGCCACCGTTCCGGTCGCCGCCGGAACCGGTGGCGCGGCGGCGGCCCCGGCCTGCCCGCCCGCCACCACCGACCTGGTCGCCGGCGGCGATCACGCCCCGGCCGCGTGGTGGCCGCTGGACGAGGGCGCCGGCCCGGTCGCCTGCGACGCGTCCGGCAACGGCAACACCGCGACGCTGAGCTCGGCCGCCGGCTGGCGCGCCACCGGCCCGAAGGCACTGAGCCTGACCGCCGCGACCGCCGACAGCTACGCCGCGACCGACGCGCCGGCGGTCCGCACCGACCGCAGCTTCACCGTGACGGCCTGGGTGTACCTGACCGACAAGAGCGCGCCGCACGGCGTGCTGTCCCAGCCCGGCGACGTGAGCAGCGGGTTCATCCTCAAGTACGAGAAGCTGACCGACTCGTGGCGGCTGATCATGCCGGAGTCGGACGTCGCGAAGCCGGTGGTGGACGGCCCGTCGTCGACCAGCACGCCGAAGCTGCGGACCTGGACGCACCTGGCCGCCCGGTACGACGCGAGCCAGGACGAGATCACCCTCTTCGTCAACGGGAAGTCCGAGGACACCGCCGAGCACACCGATCCGTGGAACGCGACCGGGCCGGCCCAGATCGCCCGGTCCTGGTACAACGGGGCGTGGACCGACCGGTTCGCCGGGTCGATCGCGGACGTCCGCGCCTACCAGGCGGCGCTGCCGGCCGCCGAGATCAGCGCGATCAGCAAAATCAGGCCTTGA
- a CDS encoding glycosyl hydrolase family 18 protein, which produces MGKTLRRALLVSAVVIGASASVPLVQANAATACATAWSATATYVKDNVSSQSGHNYTAKWWTQNESPATHSGQWDVWIDNGACGGTTTPTTAPTTTPPTTTPTTAPTTTPPTTTPTTAPTTAPPGTSGKNVVGYFAEWGIYGRNYHVKNLVTSGSAAKLTHILYAFGNTTGGQCSIGDSYADYDRAYSAAESVDGVADTWDAGALRGSFNQLRKLKKQYPNLKVIWSFGGWTWSGGFTQAAANPTAFADSCYNLVKDSRWSDVFDGIDVDWEYPNACGLSCDASGPDSYNKVITALRNKFGSSFLVTSAISADGSNGGKLDVADYASGISKLNLVFPMTYDYFGAFAAQGPTAPHSPLTSYTGIPTAGFYSDAAIQKLKSKGVPASKILLGIGFYGRGWTGVTQAAPGGSATGAAPGTYEAGIEDYKVLKTSCPSTGTVAGTAYAKCGSNWWSYDTPATIAGKMTYAKNQGLGGAFFWEFSGDTSNGELITAIKGNL; this is translated from the coding sequence GTGGGCAAAACCCTCCGCCGGGCGCTGCTCGTCAGTGCGGTGGTGATCGGCGCTTCGGCCTCGGTCCCCCTCGTGCAGGCGAACGCCGCGACCGCGTGTGCCACCGCCTGGTCTGCCACCGCTACATATGTGAAGGACAACGTCTCTTCGCAGAGCGGCCACAACTACACCGCCAAGTGGTGGACCCAGAACGAGTCGCCGGCCACGCACAGCGGCCAGTGGGACGTCTGGATCGACAACGGCGCGTGTGGTGGCACGACCACCCCGACCACCGCCCCGACCACCACCCCGCCCACGACCACCCCGACCACCGCGCCGACGACGACGCCGCCCACCACGACGCCGACGACCGCCCCGACCACCGCGCCGCCCGGAACCAGCGGCAAGAACGTGGTCGGCTACTTCGCCGAGTGGGGCATCTACGGCCGGAACTACCACGTCAAGAACCTGGTGACGTCGGGCTCCGCCGCGAAGCTGACGCACATCCTGTACGCGTTCGGCAACACCACCGGCGGCCAGTGCTCGATCGGTGACTCGTACGCCGACTACGACCGCGCGTACTCCGCGGCCGAGAGCGTCGACGGCGTCGCCGACACCTGGGACGCGGGCGCTCTGCGCGGCTCGTTCAACCAGCTGCGCAAGCTGAAGAAGCAGTACCCGAACCTCAAGGTGATCTGGTCGTTCGGCGGCTGGACCTGGTCCGGTGGCTTCACCCAGGCCGCCGCGAACCCGACGGCGTTCGCCGACTCCTGCTACAACCTGGTCAAGGACTCCCGCTGGTCGGACGTCTTCGACGGTATCGACGTCGACTGGGAGTACCCGAACGCCTGTGGCCTGAGCTGCGACGCGTCCGGCCCGGACTCGTACAACAAGGTGATCACCGCGCTGCGCAACAAGTTCGGCTCGAGCTTCCTGGTCACCTCGGCGATCTCCGCCGACGGCTCCAACGGTGGCAAGCTGGACGTGGCCGACTACGCCTCCGGCATCTCGAAGCTGAACCTGGTCTTCCCGATGACCTACGACTACTTCGGCGCGTTCGCGGCGCAGGGCCCGACCGCCCCGCACTCGCCGCTGACGTCGTACACCGGGATCCCGACGGCCGGGTTCTACTCGGACGCCGCGATCCAGAAGCTGAAGAGCAAGGGCGTTCCGGCCAGCAAGATCCTGCTCGGCATCGGCTTCTACGGCCGCGGCTGGACCGGGGTCACCCAGGCCGCTCCGGGTGGCAGCGCGACCGGCGCCGCGCCCGGCACCTACGAGGCCGGCATCGAGGACTACAAGGTCCTCAAGACCAGCTGCCCGTCGACCGGCACGGTCGCCGGCACCGCCTACGCCAAGTGCGGCAGCAACTGGTGGAGCTACGACACCCCGGCGACGATCGCGGGCAAGATGACGTACGCCAAGAACCAGGGTCTCGGCGGCGCGTTCTTCTGGGAGTTCTCCGGCGACACCAGCAACGGTGAGCTGATCACCGCGATCAAGGGCAACCTCTGA
- a CDS encoding low specificity L-threonine aldolase → MVDLRSDTVTRPTDGMREAMATAVVGDDVFGDDPSVNALEQHVATMFGHEAALFAPSGTMANQIALQLVAPPGGELLAGADAHVVTYELGAAAVYGGISTRTWASTGAALNVDRIAAMIRPAGFPSVPTAAIAVEQTHNLGGGGVIPLATLRDLRAVADAHRVALHCDGARIWHAHVADGVPLASYGALFDTLSVCLSKGLGAPVGSLVVGSRERIARARVIRKRMGGGMRQAGILAAAGRYALDHHVDRLAEDHARARRLAEGLAPLGVVDPDRVRTNLVPLDLTKAPMDAPELAAEAARRGVLIAAMLPKLARLVVHLDVDDEGIDEAISVLSVLLA, encoded by the coding sequence GTGGTTGATCTGCGCTCGGACACCGTCACCCGCCCCACCGACGGGATGCGCGAGGCGATGGCGACCGCCGTGGTCGGCGACGACGTGTTCGGGGACGACCCGAGCGTCAACGCGCTGGAGCAGCACGTCGCGACGATGTTCGGGCACGAGGCGGCGCTGTTCGCCCCGTCCGGGACGATGGCCAACCAGATCGCGCTGCAGCTGGTCGCCCCGCCCGGCGGGGAGCTTCTCGCCGGGGCGGACGCGCACGTGGTGACGTACGAGCTGGGCGCCGCCGCGGTCTACGGCGGCATCTCCACCCGGACCTGGGCGTCGACCGGTGCCGCGCTGAACGTGGACCGGATCGCCGCGATGATCCGCCCGGCCGGCTTCCCGTCGGTGCCGACCGCCGCGATCGCCGTCGAGCAGACCCACAACCTGGGCGGTGGCGGGGTGATCCCGCTCGCGACCCTGCGCGACCTGCGCGCGGTCGCCGACGCGCACCGGGTCGCGCTGCACTGCGACGGTGCCCGGATCTGGCACGCGCACGTCGCCGACGGGGTGCCGCTGGCCAGCTACGGCGCGCTCTTCGACACCCTCTCGGTGTGCCTCTCCAAGGGCCTCGGCGCCCCGGTCGGCTCGCTCGTGGTGGGCAGCCGGGAGCGGATCGCCCGGGCGCGGGTGATCCGCAAGCGGATGGGTGGCGGCATGCGGCAGGCCGGCATCCTCGCCGCGGCCGGCCGGTACGCGCTGGACCACCACGTGGATCGGCTCGCCGAGGACCACGCGCGGGCCCGCCGGCTCGCCGAGGGCCTGGCCCCGCTCGGGGTGGTGGACCCGGACCGGGTGCGGACCAACCTGGTCCCGCTGGACCTGACCAAGGCCCCGATGGACGCGCCGGAACTGGCCGCCGAGGCGGCGCGGCGGGGCGTGCTGATCGCGGCGATGCTCCCGAAGCTGGCCCGCCTGGTGGTCCACCTGGACGTCGACGACGAGGGCATCGACGAGGCGATCTCGGTGCTGAGCGTGCTGCTGGCGTAG
- a CDS encoding deoxyribonuclease IV, whose amino-acid sequence MLLDRRIGSHTKTSGGLAKAALPYADAAGSETLQVYVSNSRGWALPPGDPKQDVLFRDGIGERALPAYIHASLLVNLGSPTELTVERSIATLEHALRRGKAIGATAVVYHAGSSVDEAHAEKAMHQLHEQLLPLLETAAAEGLPKLLVEPSAGGGRSLASKVQDLAAYLAAVDGHPWLGVCFDTCHAWAAGHDLATPGGMTATLDALVTAAGPGRLQLIHANDSKDACGSTRDRHETIGKGTIGTAPFAELFSHPATTGVPIIVETPSVEHEGHAADIALLKGLRDT is encoded by the coding sequence GTGCTACTAGACCGCCGGATCGGGTCGCACACGAAGACGTCGGGCGGGTTGGCCAAGGCCGCCCTCCCGTACGCCGACGCGGCCGGCTCGGAGACCCTGCAGGTGTACGTCTCCAACTCCCGTGGCTGGGCGCTGCCGCCCGGCGACCCGAAGCAGGACGTGCTGTTCCGGGACGGGATCGGCGAACGGGCGCTGCCCGCGTACATCCACGCCTCGCTGCTGGTGAACCTCGGTTCGCCGACCGAGCTGACCGTGGAGCGCTCGATCGCCACGCTGGAGCACGCGCTGCGGCGCGGTAAGGCGATCGGCGCGACGGCCGTGGTCTACCACGCCGGCAGCTCGGTCGACGAGGCGCACGCCGAGAAGGCCATGCACCAGCTGCACGAGCAGCTGCTGCCGCTGCTCGAGACGGCCGCGGCGGAGGGCCTGCCGAAGCTGCTGGTCGAGCCGAGCGCCGGCGGCGGCCGCAGCCTGGCCTCGAAGGTGCAGGATCTGGCGGCGTACCTGGCGGCCGTCGACGGGCACCCCTGGCTGGGCGTCTGCTTCGACACCTGCCACGCCTGGGCGGCCGGGCACGACCTGGCCACCCCGGGCGGGATGACCGCGACGCTGGACGCGCTGGTCACCGCGGCCGGCCCGGGCCGGCTGCAGCTGATCCACGCGAACGACTCGAAGGACGCCTGCGGCTCGACCCGCGACCGGCACGAGACGATCGGCAAGGGCACGATCGGCACGGCCCCGTTCGCCGAGCTGTTCAGCCACCCGGCGACCACCGGCGTGCCGATCATCGTGGAGACCCCGTCGGTCGAGCACGAGGGTCACGCGGCCGACATCGCCCTGCTCAAGGGCCTGCGGGACACATAG
- a CDS encoding IPT/TIG domain-containing protein has product MTYSKKSRAAAGVAAAAAVLVTGAASQAGAFASVRAAGTADPVELSVDFPDRTPARAAGGTVIPVTVSGGTVGATAAQFSALRITARVGGLSAPVAWVDETHLKITTPATTKATAAPIQLSRKGTAGPESAASVAYYPGLVAVNPAKLSSLGGTTVTISGTGFLAVDPDAPDAVTFGDAAATAVTVISATKLTAVAPAGTNGLANVRVKTDGGTSEVNSASRVNYRAALSIDTAAGPTAKASGGSMLVTISGGTVGASAKEFSAERITVAADRKSLPVTWVDETHLKVIMPPVAADTSHLTVTHDNIAGEPAEVNIAPVVTSLSAKSDTIAGGTRIVVRVAGANAAESTGFRFGDNDAQCAKQGSGATLAFLCTVPAATAGGPVAVTFASGSGKASHFTAAAIFSYTDN; this is encoded by the coding sequence ATGACGTACTCGAAGAAGTCCCGCGCGGCGGCGGGCGTCGCGGCCGCGGCCGCGGTCCTGGTGACCGGCGCCGCGAGCCAGGCCGGCGCGTTCGCGTCGGTCCGCGCCGCGGGCACCGCCGACCCGGTCGAACTGAGCGTCGACTTCCCCGACCGGACGCCGGCCCGCGCGGCCGGCGGCACGGTCATCCCGGTGACCGTCAGCGGCGGCACCGTCGGTGCGACCGCGGCGCAGTTCAGCGCGCTGCGGATCACCGCCCGGGTCGGCGGCCTGTCCGCCCCGGTCGCCTGGGTGGACGAGACCCACCTCAAGATCACCACGCCGGCCACCACCAAGGCCACCGCGGCCCCGATCCAGCTGAGCCGCAAAGGCACGGCCGGGCCGGAGTCCGCGGCGAGCGTGGCGTACTACCCGGGCCTGGTGGCGGTGAACCCGGCCAAGCTCAGCTCGCTGGGCGGCACCACGGTCACGATCAGCGGCACCGGCTTCCTCGCCGTGGACCCGGACGCGCCGGACGCGGTCACCTTCGGCGACGCGGCCGCGACCGCGGTCACCGTCATCTCCGCCACCAAGCTCACCGCGGTCGCCCCGGCCGGGACGAACGGCCTGGCCAACGTGCGGGTCAAGACCGACGGCGGGACCAGCGAGGTGAACTCGGCCAGCCGGGTCAACTACCGGGCCGCGCTCAGCATCGACACCGCCGCCGGGCCGACCGCGAAGGCCAGCGGGGGCTCGATGCTCGTCACGATCAGCGGCGGCACGGTCGGCGCGAGCGCCAAGGAGTTCTCCGCCGAGCGGATCACGGTGGCCGCGGACCGGAAGAGCCTGCCGGTCACCTGGGTCGACGAGACCCACCTGAAGGTCATCATGCCGCCGGTCGCGGCCGACACGTCACACCTCACCGTCACCCACGACAACATCGCCGGCGAGCCCGCCGAGGTGAACATCGCCCCGGTGGTGACCAGCCTCTCGGCGAAGTCCGACACGATCGCCGGTGGCACCAGGATCGTCGTCCGGGTGGCCGGCGCGAACGCCGCCGAGTCGACCGGCTTCCGGTTCGGCGACAACGACGCGCAGTGTGCCAAGCAGGGCTCCGGGGCGACCCTGGCCTTCCTGTGCACGGTCCCGGCGGCGACCGCGGGCGGCCCGGTCGCGGTGACCTTCGCCTCCGGCTCCGGCAAGGCCAGCCACTTCACCGCGGCGGCGATCTTCAGCTACACCGACAACTGA
- a CDS encoding LysR family transcriptional regulator: protein MDPHLLRTFVAVAETGSFSAAAERLNFTQSAVSQQIAALEADLGTPLLTRRPVAVTAAGERLRRHATILLVRLEAARADVTRTSAPPGRLTLGLTPLAWSAPVAAALTRIRAESARLATRLLVADLDRVVAATATGAMDLGLVDGFTAPSDPLRLPEPGDPGALGVTECPAVVAVPAGHPLSRRTSVDLADLADAYWIDAPAVAPFRRLPVDGLRAGLHYDGAEVTVLTGLIAAGHGLAVLPERLLAGRSDLVAVPIGTPRLVHRVELLRAPGTDPAEPASRLTALLKA from the coding sequence GTGGATCCGCATCTGCTGCGCACCTTCGTCGCGGTCGCCGAGACCGGTTCGTTCTCCGCCGCCGCCGAGCGGCTGAACTTCACCCAGTCCGCGGTCTCCCAGCAGATCGCCGCGCTGGAGGCGGACCTGGGCACGCCGTTGCTGACCCGGCGGCCGGTCGCGGTGACGGCGGCGGGCGAGCGGCTCCGGCGCCACGCCACGATCCTGCTGGTCCGTCTCGAGGCCGCCCGCGCCGACGTCACCCGCACGTCCGCCCCGCCGGGCCGGCTGACCCTGGGCCTGACCCCGCTGGCCTGGTCCGCCCCGGTCGCCGCGGCCCTGACCCGGATCCGTGCCGAGTCCGCCCGGCTCGCCACCCGCCTGCTCGTCGCGGACCTGGACCGGGTGGTGGCGGCGACCGCCACCGGCGCGATGGACCTGGGCCTGGTCGACGGCTTCACCGCGCCCAGTGACCCGCTGCGCCTGCCCGAGCCGGGCGACCCGGGCGCGCTCGGGGTGACCGAGTGCCCGGCCGTCGTCGCCGTGCCGGCCGGGCATCCGCTGTCCCGGCGCACCTCGGTGGACCTGGCCGACCTGGCCGACGCGTACTGGATCGACGCCCCCGCGGTCGCCCCGTTCCGCCGGCTGCCGGTCGACGGCCTGCGGGCCGGGCTGCACTACGACGGCGCCGAGGTGACCGTGCTGACCGGGCTGATCGCGGCCGGCCACGGCCTGGCGGTGCTGCCCGAGCGGCTGCTCGCCGGCCGCTCCGACCTGGTCGCGGTGCCGATCGGCACCCCGCGCCTGGTGCACCGGGTCGAGCTGCTGCGCGCCCCGGGCACCGACCCGGCGGAGCCGGCCAGTCGCCTGACCGCGCTACTCAAGGCCTGA
- a CDS encoding IPT/TIG domain-containing protein, with protein MTKTPRARRATAITAAVVAVAGTVAVAIAEPSAAFSAPGLVRVADVGPVISSITPLMGVAAGGTSVTIWGSGFKGLTSDDVPTVMFGDQPSTDVWPVSDTKLIAVAPPGSIGNALIKVTTPAGTSKNTASIFGYRLKLGVDFDSAPAKATGGNEVVAAVADGTVGATSSQFAALRITAKVGGIPVTKVSWVDESHVKIVLPAVTKAAPTKIQLVQDGYSGPESTSVVNYYPVISSVTPGSVGVAGGDTVKITGTGFGGVDPNDTGAVTFGGVNASYFQVVSAVQIDAVVPSGDVGNAVVKVTTTGGVSPDGVKVAYRNPLTFDSGQYLRANGGVHLLTVTGGTLGANLAEFTAATITARIGNTKLPVAYVDPTHLKVTTPAMNAETADLTLWQDVVSGPATTMPVAPVVTSLSKVDDTIAGGAMVKVKVAGAGVAKSANFMFGDNPAVCPASGAGSGLVFTCTVPAADEAGPVWVTFTAGTGTTSKFTAPAAFSYTDID; from the coding sequence ATGACGAAGACACCTCGGGCCCGCCGGGCCACCGCAATCACCGCCGCCGTGGTCGCCGTTGCCGGCACCGTCGCGGTCGCCATCGCTGAACCGTCCGCCGCGTTCTCCGCGCCGGGCCTGGTCCGGGTTGCTGACGTGGGCCCGGTAATCTCCAGCATCACGCCGCTGATGGGCGTCGCCGCCGGCGGCACCTCGGTGACCATCTGGGGCTCCGGCTTCAAGGGTCTCACCTCCGACGACGTCCCCACCGTGATGTTCGGTGACCAGCCGTCCACCGACGTCTGGCCGGTCTCGGACACCAAGCTGATCGCCGTCGCCCCGCCCGGGAGCATCGGCAACGCCCTGATCAAGGTCACCACCCCCGCCGGGACCAGCAAGAACACCGCGTCGATCTTCGGCTACCGGCTGAAGCTGGGCGTCGACTTCGACAGCGCGCCGGCGAAGGCCACCGGCGGCAACGAGGTGGTCGCCGCGGTCGCCGACGGGACCGTCGGCGCCACGTCGTCCCAGTTCGCGGCGCTGCGGATCACCGCGAAGGTGGGCGGTATCCCGGTCACCAAGGTCTCCTGGGTGGACGAGAGCCACGTGAAGATCGTGCTGCCGGCGGTCACCAAGGCGGCGCCCACGAAGATCCAGCTGGTCCAGGACGGCTACTCCGGCCCGGAGTCCACGTCGGTGGTCAACTACTACCCGGTGATCAGCTCGGTGACGCCCGGCTCGGTCGGCGTGGCCGGCGGCGACACCGTCAAGATCACCGGGACCGGGTTCGGCGGGGTGGACCCGAACGACACCGGCGCGGTGACCTTCGGGGGCGTCAACGCGTCGTACTTCCAGGTGGTCTCCGCCGTTCAGATCGACGCCGTGGTGCCGTCCGGTGACGTCGGCAACGCCGTCGTGAAGGTGACCACCACGGGCGGCGTCAGCCCGGACGGGGTCAAGGTCGCGTACCGCAACCCGCTCACCTTCGACAGTGGGCAGTACCTGCGGGCCAACGGCGGCGTGCACCTGCTGACGGTCACCGGCGGCACGCTCGGCGCCAACCTCGCCGAGTTCACCGCCGCGACGATCACCGCCCGGATCGGCAACACCAAGCTGCCCGTCGCCTACGTCGACCCGACCCACCTGAAGGTCACGACGCCGGCCATGAACGCCGAGACCGCCGACCTGACCCTGTGGCAGGACGTGGTGTCCGGCCCGGCCACCACGATGCCGGTCGCGCCGGTGGTGACCAGCCTGTCCAAGGTCGACGACACGATCGCCGGCGGCGCCATGGTCAAGGTCAAGGTGGCCGGTGCCGGGGTCGCGAAGTCGGCGAACTTCATGTTCGGCGACAACCCGGCGGTCTGCCCGGCCAGCGGCGCCGGCTCCGGACTGGTGTTCACCTGCACCGTCCCGGCCGCCGACGAGGCCGGCCCGGTCTGGGTCACCTTCACCGCGGGCACCGGCACCACCAGTAAGTTCACGGCTCCGGCCGCCTTCAGCTACACCGACATCGACTGA